The Methanocaldococcus jannaschii DSM 2661 genome has a segment encoding these proteins:
- a CDS encoding 7-cyano-7-deazaguanine synthase: protein MEFSEWTKNKRKLNNLEELKRDIIEQFKEKNALDEGIVVMASGGKDSSTAIALAKDLGLNIEYLIHFYHRWSWDVSKKMVEKLSKKFDIPVIFYNITDELLKRTKGAKGSSICRICKNIMKDKAVDISKEKGIRIIMTGDSALEKVSGAVMNYLRDVYGEVVYNKMELTPVPQKYSKGKDKEVLFFRPLIRLACEDVLKLMDYYNIEIERAHEVGDKIGFWREGCCLQYADENALLNEKLFNELYKYNKIATEVAKKHGFRASIKLPSKKIMVVPKKDEYITLIKNALRDVDES, encoded by the coding sequence ATGGAATTCTCAGAATGGACAAAAAATAAAAGAAAGTTAAATAATTTAGAAGAATTAAAAAGAGACATCATAGAACAATTTAAAGAAAAAAATGCCTTAGATGAAGGCATTGTAGTTATGGCGAGTGGTGGAAAAGATAGCTCAACAGCAATTGCCTTAGCTAAGGACTTAGGATTAAATATAGAGTATTTAATACACTTCTATCATAGATGGAGTTGGGATGTATCAAAAAAAATGGTTGAAAAGCTCTCTAAGAAGTTTGATATCCCAGTGATATTTTACAATATTACAGACGAACTTTTAAAGAGAACTAAGGGGGCTAAGGGTAGTAGTATCTGCAGAATATGTAAAAATATTATGAAGGATAAAGCCGTTGATATATCCAAAGAAAAAGGAATTAGAATAATTATGACTGGAGATTCTGCTCTTGAAAAAGTCTCTGGAGCGGTTATGAACTATCTGAGAGATGTTTATGGAGAGGTTGTATATAACAAAATGGAACTCACTCCAGTCCCACAAAAATATAGCAAAGGAAAAGATAAAGAAGTTTTATTCTTTAGACCTTTGATAAGATTAGCTTGTGAGGATGTTTTAAAGCTAATGGATTACTATAATATAGAGATAGAGAGGGCTCATGAGGTAGGTGATAAAATTGGATTTTGGAGGGAAGGATGCTGTTTGCAGTATGCTGATGAAAACGCCCTATTAAATGAGAAACTCTTTAATGAACTCTACAAATATAACAAAATAGCCACTGAAGTAGCAAAAAAACATGGGTTTAGGGCTTCTATAAAACTACCTTCAAAAAAGATTATGGTAGTGCCCAAAAAAGATGAATATATTACTTTAATCAAAAACGCTCTGAGGGATGTAGATGAAAGTTAA
- the serA gene encoding phosphoglycerate dehydrogenase — MVKILVTDPLHEDAIKILEEVGEVEVATGLTKEELLEKIKDADVLVVRSGTKVTRDVIEKAEKLKVIGRAGVGVDNIDVEAATEKGIIVVNAPDASSISVAELTMGLMLAAARNIPQATASLKRGEWDRKRFKGIELYGKTLGVIGLGRIGQQVVKRAKAFGMNIIGYDPYIPKEVAESMGVELVDDINELCKRADFITLHVPLTPKTRHIIGREQIALMKKNAIIVNCARGGLIDEKALYEALKEGKIRAAALDVFEEEPPKDNPLLTLDNVIGTPHQGASTEEAQKAAGTIVAEQIKKVLRGELAENVVNMPNIPQEKLGKLKPYMLLAEMLGNIVMQVLDGSVNRVELIYSGELAKEKTDLIKRAFLKGLLSPILLAGINLVNAPIIAKNRNINVVESSTSEEKYGNAIKITAESDKKKFSIVGAIINNKPVILEVDGYEVSFIPEGVLAIIKHIDRPGTIGRVCITLGDYGINIASMQVGRKEPGGESVMLLNLDHTVPEEVIEKIKEIPNIKDVAVINL, encoded by the coding sequence ATGGTTAAGATATTAGTTACAGACCCATTGCATGAAGATGCAATAAAGATATTAGAGGAAGTTGGAGAGGTTGAAGTAGCTACTGGATTAACAAAAGAAGAATTGTTAGAAAAAATTAAAGATGCAGATGTTTTAGTTGTTAGAAGTGGGACAAAGGTCACAAGGGATGTTATTGAGAAGGCTGAAAAATTAAAGGTTATTGGTAGAGCTGGAGTTGGAGTGGATAACATAGACGTTGAAGCAGCAACAGAAAAAGGGATTATAGTAGTTAATGCCCCTGATGCTTCATCAATCTCTGTAGCTGAGCTAACTATGGGATTAATGCTTGCTGCTGCAAGAAACATTCCTCAAGCAACAGCATCATTAAAAAGAGGAGAATGGGATAGAAAGAGATTTAAAGGTATTGAATTGTATGGAAAAACACTTGGAGTTATTGGTTTGGGAAGGATAGGACAGCAAGTTGTTAAGAGAGCTAAGGCATTTGGAATGAACATAATTGGTTACGACCCTTACATCCCAAAGGAAGTTGCTGAAAGTATGGGAGTTGAGTTGGTTGATGATATAAATGAGCTATGTAAGAGGGCTGATTTTATAACTCTGCATGTTCCATTAACACCAAAAACAAGACATATTATTGGTAGAGAACAAATAGCCCTAATGAAAAAGAATGCCATAATTGTTAATTGTGCAAGAGGAGGACTTATTGATGAAAAGGCTTTATATGAAGCATTAAAAGAGGGTAAAATTAGAGCAGCAGCCTTGGATGTGTTTGAGGAAGAGCCACCTAAGGACAATCCATTATTAACGTTAGATAATGTTATAGGAACTCCACACCAAGGAGCTTCAACTGAAGAGGCACAGAAAGCAGCTGGAACTATTGTGGCAGAGCAGATAAAGAAGGTTTTGAGAGGAGAGTTAGCTGAAAATGTTGTAAATATGCCCAATATTCCCCAAGAAAAGTTAGGAAAACTAAAACCATACATGTTGTTGGCAGAGATGCTTGGAAACATTGTTATGCAGGTATTAGATGGTTCTGTTAATAGGGTTGAACTTATATATTCAGGAGAATTAGCCAAAGAAAAAACTGATTTAATAAAAAGAGCTTTCTTAAAAGGGCTTTTGTCACCAATATTATTGGCTGGAATCAATTTGGTTAATGCCCCTATTATAGCAAAAAATAGAAATATCAATGTGGTTGAAAGCTCAACCTCTGAAGAGAAATATGGAAATGCTATAAAAATAACTGCTGAAAGTGATAAGAAAAAATTCTCAATAGTTGGGGCAATAATAAACAATAAACCAGTTATCTTAGAAGTTGATGGATATGAAGTTAGCTTCATTCCAGAGGGAGTTTTAGCAATTATTAAACATATTGATAGACCTGGCACAATTGGTAGGGTGTGCATAACATTGGGTGATTATGGAATAAATATTGCAAGTATGCAAGTAGGAAGAAAAGAGCCTGGAGGAGAAAGTGTAATGCTATTAAACTTAGACCATACAGTCCCTGAGGAAGTTATTGAAAAAATAAAAGAGATTCCAAATATTAAAGATGTTGCTGTGATAAATTTATAA
- the carA gene encoding glutamine-hydrolyzing carbamoyl-phosphate synthase small subunit, with translation MEAVLILEDGTILKGKGFGAEKEVFGELVFTTVMTGYVEVLTDPSYKGQIVMMTYPLEGNYGVKKDWFESDGIKAEGFVVREVTSKALDDFLKEYDIPGIQDIDTRFLTRKIRDKGVVKSCLKVAEEISDDEISELLERVKRYSDISDIDLVPLVSTKEPKIHKTANPKARCVLIDCGVKLNIIRSLVQRNCEVIQVPYNTKYDEILEYKPDFVLISNGPGDPARLKEVIKNIKNLIGVVPITGICLGNQLLSLAFGGETYKMKFGHRGGNQPVKDLKTQKVYITSQNHGFAVRKESLPDDVEVSFINLNDMTVEGIRHKDLPIFSVQFHPEARPGPHDTMFLFDEMIKLKDRK, from the coding sequence ATGGAGGCAGTGTTAATCTTAGAGGACGGAACAATTTTAAAAGGAAAAGGTTTTGGAGCAGAGAAAGAGGTTTTTGGAGAATTAGTTTTTACAACAGTTATGACTGGTTATGTTGAAGTTTTAACAGACCCTTCATATAAAGGGCAAATAGTTATGATGACTTATCCATTAGAAGGGAATTATGGAGTTAAAAAGGATTGGTTTGAGTCAGATGGGATAAAGGCAGAGGGTTTTGTTGTTAGAGAGGTAACAAGTAAAGCTTTAGATGACTTTTTAAAGGAGTATGATATCCCAGGAATTCAAGATATTGATACAAGATTCTTAACAAGAAAGATTAGGGATAAAGGAGTTGTTAAAAGCTGTTTAAAGGTTGCTGAAGAAATAAGTGATGATGAAATATCTGAATTATTGGAGAGAGTTAAAAGATACAGTGATATATCAGATATTGATTTAGTTCCTTTAGTTTCAACAAAAGAACCAAAAATTCATAAAACAGCTAACCCAAAGGCAAGATGTGTTTTAATTGATTGTGGAGTTAAATTGAATATTATAAGAAGTTTAGTTCAAAGAAACTGTGAAGTTATTCAAGTCCCATACAACACAAAGTATGATGAAATCTTAGAATACAAACCAGATTTTGTTTTAATCTCCAATGGCCCAGGAGACCCAGCAAGATTAAAAGAAGTTATTAAAAATATTAAAAACTTAATTGGTGTTGTCCCAATAACAGGAATTTGTTTAGGTAATCAACTTTTATCCTTAGCATTTGGTGGAGAAACATACAAGATGAAGTTTGGGCATAGGGGAGGAAACCAGCCAGTTAAAGATTTAAAAACACAAAAAGTTTATATAACCTCCCAAAACCATGGATTTGCTGTTAGAAAGGAGAGCTTACCAGATGATGTAGAAGTTAGCTTTATAAATCTAAACGATATGACTGTTGAAGGTATTAGGCATAAGGATTTACCAATATTCTCAGTTCAATTCCACCCAGAGGCAAGACCAGGACCTCATGACACAATGTTTTTATTCGATGAGATGATTAAGCTGAAGGATAGGAAATAA
- a CDS encoding HD domain-containing protein, whose protein sequence is MDFEELNSLQGIPKMIYDELIKNKKVNTFLKMSNIMAVGRLGYNDHGKTHAKIVANNAIKMLKILYKKGIEPSFVKDCKGSFEDSLVITLLGAYLHDIGNSVHRDIHHLHSAYLALDIVENILKKYYKEEKAYQMTTEVLHAIYSHSEGIMGLTIEAGVIAVADGTDMTKGRSRIPICKKCYDIHSVSAASIERVEIKEGDEKPIQIEVILSNEAGIFQIQEVLGEKIKWSGIKNYVSVYARVEKEKPVFEEITI, encoded by the coding sequence ATGGACTTCGAAGAGCTAAATTCTCTACAAGGGATTCCAAAAATGATTTATGATGAACTAATTAAAAATAAAAAGGTAAATACTTTTTTAAAAATGTCAAATATCATGGCTGTTGGTAGATTAGGCTACAATGACCATGGAAAAACACACGCTAAGATAGTGGCAAACAATGCAATAAAGATGCTAAAAATTTTATATAAAAAAGGGATAGAGCCAAGTTTTGTAAAAGACTGCAAAGGCAGTTTTGAAGATTCTTTAGTTATAACTCTTTTGGGAGCTTATTTGCATGATATTGGAAATTCAGTGCATAGAGATATTCATCACTTACATTCAGCATATTTGGCTTTGGATATAGTTGAAAACATATTAAAAAAGTATTATAAAGAAGAGAAAGCTTATCAGATGACTACTGAGGTTTTACACGCTATTTATTCTCACAGTGAAGGAATTATGGGATTAACGATTGAAGCTGGAGTTATTGCCGTTGCAGATGGAACAGATATGACAAAGGGAAGGTCAAGAATTCCAATCTGTAAAAAATGCTATGATATACATTCAGTTTCAGCGGCTTCAATTGAAAGAGTTGAAATAAAGGAGGGCGATGAGAAGCCAATACAAATTGAGGTAATACTATCAAATGAAGCTGGGATATTCCAAATCCAAGAGGTTTTAGGAGAGAAAATAAAATGGAGTGGAATAAAAAATTATGTCTCTGTATATGCAAGAGTTGAAAAAGAAAAACCTGTATTTGAAGAAATTACAATTTAA
- the arcS gene encoding archaeosine synthase subunit alpha: MLEPIAYDIGRLCKEEDKELTPKLIDIDVIGLSQEKIFYGIMTPFRCPNSKSIYELRKSYVKADGIKMPFDTFRELTSIFKKSFIGTVKYKGNVFKYQILNFGKHVDLIELEDADLYIIADGRRLIERKELQIIPKIREKISPNSAIYSPAVFPWEIPLLAYIGVDYFDDSLAKLYASMGYKFTKNRAVKVDSFSFEELYNNNKKVYEEILEEVRIAIKNGFLRNVVEETAVSHPYLWANYRRYEPDLRNIPLSKENKIIVTTNINIPEVKKYLERLDNYEPYSNIIVLLPCSSKKPYSISQSHQKFIKAIKSAKVVVEEVILTSPYGLVPRALERLVNYDIPVTGEWSFEEIELINNCLKNFLKKVKEKFDDYIVIAHLPEHYLEILELDDIVITSKGNPTSEEALKNLTDTLKKYKELTKSKDINKKGQRIHNIQQLAEFQFGINFIPNEIFINHKGQIFTKINNKNQQIASINPKNGLLILTLSGGELLWNSGGKDINYIEVNYEIKKGSLFPPGFVDCNENISYNDEVVLIKDDTFLGIGRALMSGFEMKKAKHGALVNIRNVKS, translated from the coding sequence ATGCTCGAACCAATTGCCTATGATATTGGAAGACTGTGCAAAGAGGAAGATAAAGAACTAACCCCTAAGCTAATTGACATTGATGTCATAGGACTTTCGCAGGAAAAAATTTTTTATGGTATAATGACACCTTTTAGGTGTCCAAATTCCAAATCCATATATGAACTGCGAAAGTCCTATGTTAAAGCTGATGGCATAAAGATGCCTTTTGATACATTTAGAGAACTAACCTCAATATTTAAAAAATCTTTTATTGGAACTGTTAAATATAAGGGTAATGTATTTAAATATCAAATACTAAACTTTGGTAAGCACGTTGATTTAATTGAATTGGAAGATGCTGATTTATATATCATAGCAGATGGTAGAAGGTTGATAGAAAGAAAAGAACTTCAAATAATACCAAAAATTAGAGAAAAAATATCTCCAAACTCAGCTATTTACTCCCCAGCTGTATTTCCTTGGGAAATTCCACTATTGGCTTATATAGGCGTTGATTACTTTGATGACTCATTAGCTAAGTTATATGCATCAATGGGCTACAAATTTACAAAAAATAGGGCTGTAAAGGTAGATAGCTTTAGTTTTGAGGAATTATATAATAACAATAAAAAAGTTTATGAGGAAATCTTAGAAGAAGTTAGGATAGCTATAAAAAATGGATTTCTAAGAAATGTTGTTGAAGAAACAGCTGTATCTCATCCATATTTGTGGGCAAATTATAGAAGATATGAGCCAGATTTAAGAAACATCCCGTTATCAAAAGAAAATAAGATTATTGTAACAACCAACATTAATATTCCAGAGGTTAAAAAATATTTGGAAAGATTAGATAACTATGAGCCGTATTCAAACATTATAGTTTTATTACCTTGCTCATCAAAAAAGCCCTACTCAATTTCCCAATCTCACCAAAAATTTATAAAGGCGATAAAATCTGCAAAAGTTGTTGTTGAGGAAGTTATATTAACATCTCCCTACGGATTAGTGCCGAGAGCTTTGGAAAGGTTAGTCAATTATGACATTCCAGTAACTGGAGAATGGAGTTTTGAAGAGATAGAGCTTATAAACAACTGTTTAAAAAACTTCTTAAAGAAGGTTAAGGAGAAATTTGATGATTATATTGTTATAGCTCATCTTCCAGAACACTACCTTGAGATTTTGGAGTTGGATGATATTGTTATTACATCAAAAGGAAATCCAACATCAGAAGAAGCTTTAAAAAATTTAACTGACACACTAAAAAAGTATAAAGAACTAACAAAAAGTAAAGATATAAATAAAAAGGGACAAAGAATTCATAATATTCAGCAACTTGCAGAGTTTCAATTTGGCATAAACTTTATACCAAACGAAATATTTATAAATCATAAGGGGCAAATATTTACAAAAATTAACAATAAAAATCAACAAATAGCATCAATAAATCCAAAAAATGGTTTGCTTATCTTAACCTTAAGTGGGGGAGAGTTGTTGTGGAACAGTGGGGGAAAAGACATCAACTATATTGAAGTAAATTATGAAATTAAAAAAGGTTCTCTCTTTCCTCCCGGATTTGTTGATTGCAATGAAAATATTTCCTATAATGATGAAGTCGTCTTAATTAAAGATGATACATTTTTAGGGATTGGAAGAGCTTTGATGAGTGGTTTTGAAATGAAAAAGGCAAAGCATGGAGCTTTAGTAAATATAAGAAATGTTAAAAGCTGA
- a CDS encoding ABC transporter ATP-binding protein, with the protein MKPKIKVENLTKYFGDKKVLDEISFEVYEGEIFGLLGHNGAGKTTTLRILAGIIEEYTGYVEVNGKIGYLPEERGLYRDEKVVDVLKFFGELAGMKKEEIAKSIDYWLNKLKISNYKYSKIKELSKGNQQKVQFIVSVIHNPDIVILDEPFSGLDVVNVRLLRDIIFELKEEGKTIILSTHQLEKIERLCDRVLILKKGKAVHYGKIEDICRKMAYIEYLDNGKLIKKEIPYEEAVLILKEKAEDVIKFEVRYSLEDLFLDE; encoded by the coding sequence ATGAAACCAAAAATTAAGGTAGAGAACTTAACAAAATACTTTGGAGATAAAAAGGTTTTGGATGAGATTTCTTTTGAAGTTTATGAAGGGGAGATTTTTGGATTATTGGGGCATAATGGAGCTGGAAAAACAACTACTTTAAGAATATTGGCAGGGATTATTGAGGAATATACTGGCTATGTAGAAGTTAATGGAAAAATTGGTTATTTGCCAGAGGAGAGGGGACTTTATAGGGATGAGAAAGTTGTAGATGTATTAAAGTTTTTTGGTGAATTGGCTGGGATGAAAAAAGAAGAGATTGCCAAAAGTATTGATTACTGGTTAAATAAACTAAAAATTAGTAATTACAAATACTCAAAAATTAAAGAACTATCTAAAGGAAATCAGCAAAAAGTTCAATTTATTGTTTCAGTTATTCATAATCCAGATATTGTTATTTTAGATGAGCCGTTTTCTGGGTTGGATGTTGTTAATGTTAGACTACTGAGAGATATAATATTTGAGCTAAAGGAAGAAGGAAAAACAATAATACTATCAACTCATCAATTAGAAAAGATAGAGAGGTTGTGTGATAGAGTTTTAATCTTAAAGAAAGGGAAAGCAGTTCATTATGGAAAGATTGAAGATATCTGTAGAAAAATGGCATACATTGAGTATTTAGATAACGGAAAGTTAATAAAGAAAGAGATTCCTTATGAAGAGGCTGTTTTAATTTTAAAAGAAAAGGCAGAAGATGTAATTAAATTTGAGGTTAGATATTCATTGGAAGATCTATTTTTAGATGAATAG
- a CDS encoding ABC transporter permease, with product MKLNIKKILTIGKREVLSNIKRKQFLIATIIGPLIIIALAIIGSFMMFDIKEIKVGYVDEFGLGIPNKVVENNFGKNTTIYFIKYENIEKGKEDVLNKSIDALIVIPKDYLDSGKIILYSTTKSPNPIITDTLNKFLLKKLLKGKVDNKTYNRVINPMNLEIYSVSKKGFEKETFLSQLLPIGFVFLLYMAISSLSGIIVSSIIEEKQNRIMELLLCYSSAENLMFGKILGISAVGLLQIGIWVLFALPIIITYAVKVSLYLAIFALIYFVLGYLFYSSLLCGLSSLFSHPKDASQLISPIIIIQIIPIMFMNTIMVNPNHYMAKILSYVPFTAPYAVVLRASVTQLPLIEIVLSTAIMIVSIVISFILSIKLFKIGVLLYEENLTLKRVIKIIFKK from the coding sequence ATGAAACTCAATATCAAAAAAATTTTAACTATTGGAAAAAGAGAAGTTCTCAGCAATATAAAAAGGAAACAGTTTTTAATAGCTACTATTATAGGGCCTTTAATTATAATTGCCTTAGCGATAATTGGAAGTTTTATGATGTTTGACATTAAGGAGATAAAAGTTGGCTATGTTGATGAATTTGGCTTAGGTATTCCAAATAAAGTTGTAGAAAATAACTTTGGAAAAAATACAACCATATATTTTATAAAATATGAAAACATTGAAAAAGGCAAAGAGGATGTTTTAAATAAAAGCATAGATGCTTTAATAGTTATTCCAAAAGATTACTTAGATTCTGGAAAAATAATACTTTACTCAACAACAAAATCACCAAATCCTATAATTACAGATACTCTAAATAAATTCCTATTAAAAAAGCTTTTAAAAGGTAAGGTTGATAATAAAACATACAATAGAGTTATAAATCCTATGAATCTTGAAATTTATTCTGTATCTAAAAAAGGATTTGAAAAAGAGACGTTTTTATCTCAATTATTGCCAATTGGATTTGTTTTCTTGTTGTATATGGCTATCTCTTCACTATCAGGAATTATTGTCTCATCAATTATTGAAGAGAAGCAAAATAGAATTATGGAGCTTTTGCTTTGCTATTCATCAGCTGAAAATCTAATGTTTGGTAAAATACTGGGAATTTCGGCTGTTGGTTTATTGCAAATAGGAATTTGGGTGTTGTTTGCTTTACCTATAATAATAACTTATGCAGTTAAAGTCTCTCTGTATTTAGCAATCTTTGCTTTGATTTATTTTGTATTAGGATACTTGTTTTATTCATCTCTACTATGCGGGTTGTCTTCCTTGTTTTCTCATCCAAAAGATGCATCTCAATTAATATCTCCAATAATAATCATCCAAATTATTCCAATAATGTTTATGAACACGATAATGGTTAATCCAAATCACTATATGGCTAAAATTCTTTCTTATGTTCCATTTACTGCTCCTTATGCAGTTGTTTTGAGAGCGAGTGTAACTCAGCTACCTTTAATAGAAATTGTATTATCAACAGCAATTATGATTGTTAGTATAGTAATATCCTTTATCTTATCAATTAAGCTGTTTAAAATTGGTGTTTTGCTGTATGAAGAAAATCTAACATTAAAAAGAGTTATAAAAATTATCTTTAAAAAATAA
- a CDS encoding L-serine ammonia-lyase, iron-sulfur-dependent, subunit alpha: MNKNELITEILKNEVVKALGCTEVGLIGYTVAKAKPEDLYSIKEIKLILDKGTFKNAFSVGVPNTNKFGILPAVVGGLLGREENKLEVFKDIKYDEKLEEFIENKLKIEVIDSDVYCKVIIKANKVYEAETKGSHSGKSLSDDLKNAYKSLTLKDFIDYIEDIPEEVIKIIKETIETNKNLSTPEVPEDFISLDLKDEILNHMLKKTVSAVYNRMIGINKPAMAIAGSGNMGLTATLPIIAYDEIKGHDEEKLTKSITLSALTTIYSAYHSSYISAMCGCVNRGGIGAVSGLSYYIFGFDRIEESIKSFTANLPGIVCDGGKIGCALKIASGVFAIYLSLFSKVPYTNGIVGKDFKECIENIGKIGKAMKPVDDEIIEILKNKK; encoded by the coding sequence ATGAACAAAAATGAATTAATAACTGAAATTTTAAAAAATGAGGTAGTTAAGGCGTTAGGTTGCACAGAAGTTGGATTAATTGGTTATACTGTCGCTAAGGCAAAACCAGAGGATTTGTATTCAATAAAAGAGATTAAATTAATCTTAGATAAGGGAACTTTTAAAAATGCCTTTTCAGTTGGTGTTCCTAACACTAATAAATTTGGAATATTGCCAGCAGTTGTTGGTGGTTTGTTAGGAAGGGAAGAGAATAAGCTTGAAGTATTCAAAGACATAAAATATGATGAGAAATTAGAAGAATTCATTGAAAATAAGTTAAAAATAGAAGTAATTGATTCAGACGTTTATTGTAAAGTAATTATAAAAGCTAATAAAGTATATGAGGCAGAAACAAAAGGGAGTCATTCTGGAAAATCTCTATCTGATGATTTAAAAAATGCATACAAAAGCCTAACTCTTAAAGATTTCATTGATTATATTGAAGATATTCCTGAAGAAGTTATTAAAATTATTAAAGAAACAATAGAAACTAACAAAAACCTCTCAACGCCAGAAGTTCCAGAAGATTTTATTAGCTTAGATTTAAAGGATGAAATTCTAAATCATATGCTTAAAAAAACAGTTTCAGCAGTTTATAATAGAATGATAGGTATCAATAAACCAGCCATGGCTATTGCTGGTAGTGGAAATATGGGATTAACAGCTACTTTACCAATAATCGCCTATGATGAAATAAAAGGGCATGATGAAGAGAAATTGACAAAATCTATAACTCTATCAGCTTTAACAACTATATATTCAGCATATCATTCATCCTACATCTCAGCAATGTGTGGATGTGTAAATAGAGGAGGAATTGGAGCTGTTTCTGGTTTATCCTATTATATATTTGGATTTGATAGAATTGAAGAAAGTATTAAAAGCTTTACAGCAAACCTTCCAGGAATCGTTTGTGACGGAGGAAAAATTGGCTGTGCTTTAAAGATAGCTTCTGGTGTCTTTGCTATATATTTATCTTTATTCTCCAAAGTGCCATATACAAATGGAATTGTCGGAAAGGACTTTAAAGAATGCATAGAGAATATTGGAAAAATTGGGAAAGCAATGAAACCAGTAGATGATGAGATAATAGAGATTTTGAAAAACAAGAAATAA
- the thiC gene encoding phosphomethylpyrimidine synthase, translated as MTQMDDAKNGIITEEMKIVAEKEKIDIEKLRKLIAKGYVVILKNVNRDTNPVGIGQSLRTKVNANIGTSPDCVDIELEIKKAKIAEKYGADAVMDLSTGGNLEEIRKAIMDAVKIPIGTVPIYEVGKLAREKYGRVIDMNEDLMFKVIEKQAKEGVDFMTLHCGITKQSVERLKRSGRIMGVVSRGGAFLTAYILYHNEENPLYKNFDYLLDILKEHDVTISLGDGMRPGCLADNTDRAQIEELITLGELVERCREKGVQCMVEGPGHIPINYIETNIRLQKSLCKNAPFYVLGPIVTDIAPGYDHITAAIGGALAGYYGADFLCYVTPSEHLRLPTIEDVKEGVIATKIAAQAADVAKGNKLAWEKETEMAYARKNHDWEKQFELAIDKEKARKMREEIPSKEEKACSICGDYCALLMVEELGKR; from the coding sequence ATGACTCAAATGGATGATGCAAAAAATGGGATTATCACTGAAGAGATGAAAATCGTTGCTGAAAAAGAAAAAATTGATATTGAAAAGCTTAGAAAACTTATAGCAAAAGGATATGTAGTTATTTTAAAGAATGTTAATAGGGATACAAATCCAGTAGGAATTGGGCAGAGTTTAAGAACTAAAGTAAATGCAAACATTGGGACGTCTCCAGATTGTGTTGATATAGAATTGGAGATAAAAAAGGCAAAAATTGCTGAAAAATATGGGGCAGATGCAGTAATGGATTTAAGCACTGGAGGTAATTTGGAAGAGATAAGAAAAGCGATAATGGATGCTGTTAAAATCCCTATTGGGACAGTTCCAATATATGAAGTTGGAAAATTGGCAAGAGAAAAGTATGGAAGAGTCATTGATATGAATGAAGATTTGATGTTTAAGGTTATTGAAAAGCAAGCTAAAGAAGGAGTAGATTTTATGACTTTACATTGTGGTATAACTAAACAGTCAGTTGAGAGATTAAAGAGAAGTGGAAGAATAATGGGAGTTGTAAGTAGAGGAGGAGCATTTTTAACCGCCTATATCTTATATCACAACGAAGAAAACCCATTATACAAAAACTTTGATTATTTATTAGATATCCTTAAAGAGCATGATGTAACTATAAGCTTAGGAGATGGAATGAGACCTGGTTGCTTAGCAGATAACACAGATAGGGCTCAAATTGAAGAGCTCATTACTTTAGGAGAGTTGGTTGAAAGATGTAGGGAGAAAGGAGTTCAATGTATGGTTGAAGGGCCAGGACATATTCCTATAAACTACATAGAAACAAACATCAGATTGCAAAAAAGTTTATGTAAAAATGCTCCATTCTACGTTTTGGGGCCGATAGTTACAGATATAGCCCCTGGCTATGACCATATAACTGCTGCAATTGGTGGAGCTTTAGCAGGCTATTATGGAGCTGATTTCCTCTGCTATGTAACTCCAAGTGAGCATTTAAGATTGCCTACAATAGAAGATGTTAAAGAAGGAGTTATAGCTACTAAAATAGCTGCTCAAGCTGCTGATGTTGCTAAAGGGAATAAATTAGCATGGGAAAAAGAGACAGAGATGGCTTATGCAAGGAAAAACCATGATTGGGAAAAGCAGTTTGAATTAGCAATAGATAAGGAGAAGGCAAGAAAGATGAGAGAAGAAATTCCATCAAAAGAAGAAAAGGCATGTTCAATTTGTGGGGATTACTGCGCTTTGTTAATGGTTGAAGAGTTAGGAAAGAGATAA